The genome window CATCAACTCGTAGTCGATGCAGGCGTCGGCCTCGGTTTCGGCAATGATGTTGAGCTGATCGAGGCCAAGACCGAAGTTGTTTCCGATGAAGCGCGCGTCCTGGTTGAAGCGCGAATCCGGACGCAGCTCGGGCACGCCCTCGCCGACCGTTCCGATCTGCAGCGCGGGGTACATCCAGAGCGACCAGCCCAGGACCAGCAAGCCAACGAAGAGCGTCGCAAGCGCCGCCGGCGTGCGGGTGAAGTGCTTCGCAATGAAGCGCCAGACGGCATCGCCGTAGGCGTTGCGCTGCTCCTGCTTGCGCTGGAAGGCCTGCGGGTCGCGGATCGGGGTGACCGTAAGCAGGATCGGCATCAGCGCCTTGTTGGTGACGATGATGGCGGCAATACCGAAAGCCGCATTCAGCGACATCTCGCGGATGACGTCGATGTTGATCAGATAGATCGTCAGGAAGCCGGCGGTATCCGTAATCAGCGCGATCGTGCCGGGAATCGCCAGGCGCCGGAAAGTGGCCAGCGAGGCGCGATAACTGGATAAGCCGGAGGCCACCTCCGCCGCCCAGCCATTGACGTACTGGACACCGTGCGACACCGATACCGCCAACACCAGGAAGGGCACGAGGATGGCGAAGGGGTCCAGCCCGAAACCGACCGTGTGCAGCAGCCCCATCTCCCAGACCACGGCCGCAACCGAGCAGACCAGCGGCAGCATGCCGAGCAGGAAGGAACCGACATAGAACCAGAGCAGCAAGCCAGTCATCACCAGCGTAATGGCGAAGAAGGCCACCACCTCGGTCGAGGCGTCGGTCATGTCATCGACGATCTTTGCGAAGCCAATGATGTGAACCGTGGTGTTCTCGTCCTCGAACTGGGCGCGAATAGCTTCCAGCCGCTCACCGACCTCGGTGTAATCAACCGACTCGCCGGTGACGGGGTCAAAATCCAGCAGCTCGCTGACGACCATGGCTGAGCGCTGATCGTCGGAAACCAGCCGGCCCACCACATTCGCCTTGGACACATTGGAGCGCAGCTGCTCCATCATCTCGGGCGTCGGCTCGTAATCGGCCGGCACCACGGTCGAGCCCGAAAGCCCGGTCGGCTGAACCTCGACGTAGAGAATGTTGGGCGTGAACAAGGAACTCACGCGCTCACGCTGTACGCCAGGGATGAAGAAGACTTCATCGGTCAGCTTGCGAAGCTTCTCCATGAACTCTGGCTGGTAGATATCTCCCTCCTTGTTGCGGAGGGCGACGAGAACACGGTTGGCGCCACCGAACTCGTCGTAGTGCTCCAGGAAGGTCTCCATGTACTGGTGCTCCTGGGGCACCATCTTCAGCCAGCCGGCGTTGGGCTCCAGCTTGGAGGCCTGCCAGCCCAGTACGGCCGTAATCGCCAGCAGCACCGCCAGCGTGACCCACCGCCACTGGAAGATCGCCGGCTCGACGATCCTGAGAATGCGTTGCGTGACGCTCATGGACTCCCCCTGTCAGCGGGCACGGCGGCCCTGCGCTTGATTGCCATCGACGGCGCCGGGCTCGCTCACCCCTCTCCCAGGGGCGAGCGCTGACGCGCATCGGTCAAGAAAAGCGCACGGCCACCGCGGCGGCCGTGCGTGTTCTGCAGTAGTGCGGAGACCTCGGTCTTAACGACCCCGGGCGCGACGCTTCAGCGCCGAAGGCCCGAAGAAGCCATCGCGATATTCGATCTTCCAGTCGGTGATCTTGCCCTCGTTTGACATGGCGGTTACGAAGTAGCGGCCGCTCTTGAGGTCGTAGATCGTCTCGGGCGCAGTGGTTGCCGTGGGCACGAAGGGCGCGGTGATGACGTGGCCTTCCTGGAAGCGCCAGAGCTCGCCACGCTGGTCGTAGTTGTCGACCGCGACGATGCCCCAGGAATCCTCGTCCACATAGAAGCGACGCTTGCCAAACTGATGGCGCGTGCCATCGCGCAGTGTCGCCTCGACCACCCAGACACGGTGCAGCTCATAGCGCGCCATGCCTTGATTGGTGTGCCCCTTGCCGACGATATCCTTGTACTCCGCCACCGGGTTGTTCATGAGATAGGAGTTGTAGGGGATGTACATCTCCTTCTTGCCGAGCAGCTTCCAGGTGTAACGGTCGAGAGCGCCGTTGAACATGTTCACCTGATCGTTGAACTGCAGGCCGTCCGAGCCGATCGAGGGGTTGTCGTAGCCCACGTCCGGCGCACGGTTCACACGGCCGAGACCCGGGTTGAAGATCCAGGCGTTGCGGCCCGAGGTGTCCTTGCCGAAGACCTCGTGCACCAGCGTGAACTGGCCGGCCACGCGTGGCGGGGCAATCGTCTCTTGCAGGAAGTAGGCGATGATCTCGTTGTTGCGATCCTCGCCCTTGGCCAGATTGGCGTACTCGAAGCTGACATCCTCGATGACCTGCGTAATCTCGTGGCCACCGTCGGCGTCCACTACAGCCTGGTCGTTGTAGCGCCGCGCGGTGGAGCCTCGGAACTTCAGCTTGTGGTTCCAGATAACCTCGGCCCCACTCTGCGGGATCGGGAAGGGGAAACCCAACTTGTGCCCGGAGATGGCGTCGGTGCCTTCCAGGGTGGCGCGCGTGGCGTTGGCCTGGGTGGCTGCGTAAATCTCATCGGGATAGAACACAGAGCGGACCGTCGGGTAGACGATCATCTCGTAGCTGTCATAAAGCTCGAAGAGCTTCTTGTGCCCCTCGGTCAGCTTGTCAGCGTGCTCCTTGTAATTGTCCGCGGTGATCGTGAACTTCGGCTCCAGGTTATCGACACCGATCTGCGTGACAAGATTGTTCAGATCCGGCTCCATCTCCGCGGCCTTGCGGAGATCCTCCATGCTCGTCAGCAGGTTCAGGTCCGGATTCTCTTCGGCGAAATCGACAATCTTCTGCCGGATCTCTTCCAGGCTCTCCGGCGTCAGGTTCATCTGTTCATCGTTGAAGGCATCCTTGCCGACCAGCGGCGGGATCGTCCCCTCCTCGTTGCCGTCGGGGTTTGCGCCGACGCGCGTCAACTCACTGCCGAGTTTCTTGGCCTCCTCGGCGCTGACTTTGGCCTGTGCGGCGGGCAATACAAGAAAAGCTGCCACTGCCAGCGCGGCAGGACGAACGAAGAAGCGGTTTCGCATGAGGGTCTCCGAGGTTCGGCCGCCGATTCTGGTGTCGGCGGCGCACATAAAGTTTGGTGATGTTACTCACTATTCGATTAAACACGATCCGTCGGTCAGGCTGCAACCACCATCTCATGACGACATCTTGCCATGAAGGCATGTCATCTTGTCTGCGGTTGTTACTTCGCATAGCATTGCGCGCCGAACGCCGCATCGCCGCGGCAAGAACTTATTAGAGGGGGCAAAGCGATGACCGTAGCTCGATTCGGGTGGCAGTTCGTGGCAGGCACCGGCTTGTGCGCGATAGCGGCCATGCCGGCGCAGGCGATGAACTTCACCCTGGGTGATGCGCGAGTCGCCTTGAATAGTCGGGCGCTGCTCGGCGGCGCCGTGCGTCTTTCCGATCGCGCACCCGAGACCATCGGCAAGCTCAACCTCAATCCCGACCTCTGTCCGGACGACTGCATCTCCTTCACCGGCGCGCAGGAGCCCAACCAGCGTCTCGTGGACGCGCCGGGCGCATTTCTCGGCAGCATCTACGACGACGGCAACCTGCACTACGACCAGTGGGACTTGGTCAGCGCCCAGGCACGGCTGGAAAGCAGCCTCAACGTGCAGTGGGGGGAAGCGATTTTCCAGGTGTCCGGCCTTGCCTTCTTCGACGAGATCAACAACAACTTCACCGAAACCAACCCCGACACGGCCTTTCAGCCGGCGCATGTGCCGCGCAACGAGCGCATCACGCGCCAGATTGGCACCAACGCCGACTTGCTCGAAGCCTTCGTCTCTTACCCTTTCCAGATCGGCGACATCTACGCTGAGATCTCGGTCGGCGAGCAGCGCATACGCTGGGGCGAGTCAACCTTCGTCGCGCTCGGCAGCCTGGACCAGCTCAACCCACCCGACGAGAACCGGCTGAACTTTCCAGGCTCGGAGATCGCCAGCGTCTTCCGCCCCACCGGACTGGCGGTGATCTCGGCCGATCTCACCACTCGGCTCAGCGCCGAGCTGGTCTACCAGTACCGTTGGGAAGCCGCCCGCCCGGCAGCGGCGGGCAGTTTCTACTCCGTCAACGACGTCGCCGGCGGCGGTAATTCGGCAGTGGTTGGCATCGGGCAGTTCTCCGAGGATCCGAACTTCGTCGGCGGTTTCAAGGGCCCACTGCCACGGCTGATATCCAGCTCACCGCTGAACGTACCGGTCGACGAACGCATGGGCGAGCCGGATGACCAGGGGCAGTTCGGCGGTCGCGTCACCTACTACGCACCGGACTTCAACGGCGGAACCGAAATCGGCTTCTATGCCCTGAACTACCACAGCCGCCTGCCCTATCTGAGCACCTTCGCCGCGGATCGCTCCTGTCTGCGCGACGCCACACTGGGTGGCCTGCCCAGCGTCGGTGATTTCGAGCTGATCAACGGCATCGTCAGCGGTATCGGCGATCTCATTCCCGGAATCACGCTCGACGACCTCAGCCTGGAAGCCGCCGGTGCTCTGCTCGCCTGCGGCGGCGGCAACGGTTCCAGCCCCGCGGGTCGGGCGCTTGCCGCCGCCATCCCGGGCGAGAATCGGGAAACACTGCCGATCGGCACGCTCCGCCCCTTCCTCGACTACCCGGAGGACATCCACATGTTCGGGGTGGCCTTCAACACGCAGTTCGGCGCCTGGTCCTTCGCTGGCGAGTACGTCTTCCAGCCCAACTTTCCATTGCAGGTGTCCAACGTCGACGTGATCTTTGCGGGCCTGCAACCGGCGCTACCGGCCAACGACCAGAACCTGCTCGTTGCCAATGTGCCTGGCGCACGCAACGCGATCCCGGATTTCCTGCAGACCCGCTATCGCGGTGAGGAAGTTACCGCAGGACAACGCATCCGCGGCTACGAGCGCGAGAAGCAGCACCAGCTCGATCTCACCGGCATTCGCATCTTCTCGGGCAGCAACTGGGTGGGCGCTGACCAGATCATCCTGCTCGCCGAGCTCGGCATGACCTACATCCAGGACATGCCCGGTTTGAATGAGCTGCAATTCGAAGGCGGCGGGCCGAACTGCACGCACTTCAGCCCCGGCGCCGACGGCACCGGCGCCGAAGAGCCGGACTCGCGGCGCCTGAACCCGACACAGTCCACCGACTGCTTCGCCGACGATTTCTCCACTGGCTACCGCCTCTTCATCCGCCCGCGCTACAACGACCTCGCCTTCGGATGGAGCTTCGAGCCCATCATCGGCGTCTTTCACGATTTCTACGGCACCTCGCCCTCGCCCGCCCAGAACTTCGTGGAGGACGAGATCGAGGTGCTGCTGGGCACCGACATCGAGTTCGCCCAGGGAATCCGTGCCCAGGTGCTCTACCAGGGTTTCTACGGCAGCGGCGACCGCGTCAGCCTGAAGCAGGACCGCGATAACCTCAGCTTCTCGATCGAGTACAACTTCTAACCGTCGTTCGGATGGGGCGCTCAGCCGTTGCGCGCCTCCCGAAGCGGATTGAGCACATAGGTTGCGACCGGTTCACGCAGCCCCTTGACGTAGCGCCGCAACGGGCGGCCGGTCGCCGTTTCCCCGGCCAGCTCCAGCGTGCGCGCATCGACACGCACCTCGCCGTCGCGCGCCCGATCGCAGAGCCGTGAGGCGAGGTTTACGGCCGGCCCGACAGCGACATACTCGAAGCGCGCACGCTGACCGACAATGCCCACCGCCACTTCGCCGGTAGCGACACCAACGCCCAGCCCCAGCGAGCTGCTGTAGCGCTGCACGACGGGGCGTGTGTGCGTCTGCAGACGACGCGCCAACTGCAGCGCACGCTCGGCGTGATCGGCCATCGCAACCGGCGCACCGAGCACGATGAGCACGCCGTCTCCGGCCAGATCCTTGATCGTACCGCCGTGGCGTTCCGAGGTCATCCCTACTGATGCATAGAAATCGCGCAGCAGTCGCAGCACGGTCTCAGGTGGCACGCCGTGCGCATAACTGGTGAAACCGCGGATGTCGGCCGAAACCACTGTCACCTGGATACGATGCCGGCGCATGGCGTGCCGCAGGCCGCGTGTGCGCACCATCTCGGCAACCTGCGGGGCCATGAAGCGCGCCATGAACTGTGCGCGCGCACCCTGAATCATGAAATAACGCAGTGCGCCCAGGATGAAAACGACTTCCGCCAATGCCACAGTCACGGGCGCCCAGTCCAGCGGAACAATGAATGCCAGGCCGAGCAGCGGCATGACCACCAGCATCGAGATGATGCGCCCCGCCTCGGCCTTGTCCGGCCGCCGCCGCAGCATGCTGATGGAGGCAACAAAGATCAGCCCGAAGCCGATCATGGGCAGCGTCGCGAACAACCAGAACATCGGCGAACCCAGCCCGCCGAACTCCAACGCACCAATGAGATGCTGCATGCGCTGCTCGGGAAACAGCGCAGCCAGCACCGCGTAGGCAAGAACTGCCAACTCGGCAAAACGTGACGGGCCAAGACGGCGTGGTGCTGGGGTTTCGGCATCCCCGATCGTCCGCCCCACCCGAATGCCCCATTCCACACCGCAGGCAAAGGCAAGTGCTTCGAGGAAGCCAGCGAAACGCGCCCGGAAAGGCAAGTCGTCCACCGACAACACCAGCAAGTGCGCATTGAATGCGATGGCGGCGCCGGCAACGATCAGCGCAAAGGCCATCCAGCGGCTGGACGGCGTGCGCCAATCCGACACCAGAAAGACCACACCCAAACCGACCGCGATGATGGCGGCGACGAAAAGGCCGCTGTTAGCGGCGGCCATGGTTGCGAGGAAGTTCTCCATCCGCGCTAGAAGACCGTCATCCGGTCCGCCTGAAGGATCTCGATCCAGTAGCCGTCGGGGTCACGAATGAAGGCGATGTTACGCATCATCCCGTCCTCCGGGCGCTTGACGAAAGACACACCCTCCTCGTCGAAAGCAACCACTGCGCGCTCCAGGTCGGGCACCGAAATGCAGATATGCCCGAAGCCCTGCGGCTGCGCATTGCCATCGTGGTAAGCGAAATCAGGGTCGTTCTCGGTGCCCCAGTTGTGCGTCAGCTCCAGCACCCCGCGCTGGCTGAACAGCCAATTCGCGCGCTCGGGGCCCTCCGGAGGTGCCTGCTCCGCAAGCTGGGCGTCGACAAGGAAGAAAAGCGTGAACTCGCCCTGCTCGATATCGAGGCGATGCATCAGCTTCATCCCCATCACCCGCTCGTAGAAATCCAGCGACACATCCGGATCCTTGACCCGAAGCATGCTGTGGTTGAAGACGTAACGCTGCGCAGACATCCATTCCTCATTGGCGTGGGCACAGCCGCAGAGTATGCCTGCGGGGCGAGGCGGAGAGCGGCGGCGTCCGGGCTTCGTCCTCTTAGCAGAGCTACAATTGCGGGCTTGGAGAGGTGGCAGAGTGGTCGATTGCAGCGGTCTTGAAAACCGCCGTGCCCGCGAGGGCACCGAGGGTTCGAATCCCTCCCTCTCCGCCACATTGCTGAACAAACACCATGCAGAGCGGTTCCCGATCTGCTTCTCCAGCGTGGGCCGCTACCAAACTCGCTGCCCGGCGGCCCATCTGGACCGGTAGCTTCCGAAGGGGGACACGCTGGCCGCCAACGCACTCGAGCCGCAGCACCGGAAGGAGCTGGCCCGTGGGCAACAGGGCATCGTTTCGCAAATTATATGACTGCTGCGTAATCGTCAGGGGCGCCCTTTTGGCCTCGATGAAGTCAGCGCCCAGCTCCAGATATCGCGCAGTATCCTGAACCGCAAACTCAAAGATGTTGGCAGTAGTTTCCACGAGTTACGAGCTGACGTTTTAGCCCAGGGAGCGAAGCAGCCTGCTGAGCGATCCGTGGATATCCCCAGAAAAGATCGCGACCCGACTGGGCTATACCAATCCGTCCAACTTCACCCGATCTTTTCGCCGATGGACGGGCATGGCACCCAGCGCCTGGCGCAAAAGCCCCAAGCACTGAATCACCACCCTCATCCCTGCTTACCCTTGCCCCGCCTGGCAAACATCGCCGCC of Algiphilus aromaticivorans DG1253 contains these proteins:
- a CDS encoding efflux RND transporter permease subunit; translation: MSVTQRILRIVEPAIFQWRWVTLAVLLAITAVLGWQASKLEPNAGWLKMVPQEHQYMETFLEHYDEFGGANRVLVALRNKEGDIYQPEFMEKLRKLTDEVFFIPGVQRERVSSLFTPNILYVEVQPTGLSGSTVVPADYEPTPEMMEQLRSNVSKANVVGRLVSDDQRSAMVVSELLDFDPVTGESVDYTEVGERLEAIRAQFEDENTTVHIIGFAKIVDDMTDASTEVVAFFAITLVMTGLLLWFYVGSFLLGMLPLVCSVAAVVWEMGLLHTVGFGLDPFAILVPFLVLAVSVSHGVQYVNGWAAEVASGLSSYRASLATFRRLAIPGTIALITDTAGFLTIYLINIDVIREMSLNAAFGIAAIIVTNKALMPILLTVTPIRDPQAFQRKQEQRNAYGDAVWRFIAKHFTRTPAALATLFVGLLVLGWSLWMYPALQIGTVGEGVPELRPDSRFNQDARFIGNNFGLGLDQLNIIAETEADACIDYELMSEVDRFAWHMKNLPEVRETMTLMDLSKLAYAGLSEGRLNAHVVPRNRYALAQATALVPTTSGMLNTDCSALNIFLFTRDHDATSIKTVVNAVKEYKAEEQGTDRIDFQLASGNVGVMAATNEVVESKEIEIVLWVYVVVLAFLWLSFRTISGVLCVAIPLSLVSISAYGVMAWLGIGMKVATLPVIALAVGIGVDYGIYIYSQFADGIRRGLSMEEAYYQTLRKTGKAVVFTGIALGLGVSTWLFSKLQFQADMGIMLVYMFTANMFGAILVLPALARFLAHEERKHAGQDLMAGAGDAENAPDSSQGRN
- a CDS encoding DUF1329 domain-containing protein, whose amino-acid sequence is MRNRFFVRPAALAVAAFLVLPAAQAKVSAEEAKKLGSELTRVGANPDGNEEGTIPPLVGKDAFNDEQMNLTPESLEEIRQKIVDFAEENPDLNLLTSMEDLRKAAEMEPDLNNLVTQIGVDNLEPKFTITADNYKEHADKLTEGHKKLFELYDSYEMIVYPTVRSVFYPDEIYAATQANATRATLEGTDAISGHKLGFPFPIPQSGAEVIWNHKLKFRGSTARRYNDQAVVDADGGHEITQVIEDVSFEYANLAKGEDRNNEIIAYFLQETIAPPRVAGQFTLVHEVFGKDTSGRNAWIFNPGLGRVNRAPDVGYDNPSIGSDGLQFNDQVNMFNGALDRYTWKLLGKKEMYIPYNSYLMNNPVAEYKDIVGKGHTNQGMARYELHRVWVVEATLRDGTRHQFGKRRFYVDEDSWGIVAVDNYDQRGELWRFQEGHVITAPFVPTATTAPETIYDLKSGRYFVTAMSNEGKITDWKIEYRDGFFGPSALKRRARGR
- a CDS encoding DUF1302 domain-containing protein → MTVARFGWQFVAGTGLCAIAAMPAQAMNFTLGDARVALNSRALLGGAVRLSDRAPETIGKLNLNPDLCPDDCISFTGAQEPNQRLVDAPGAFLGSIYDDGNLHYDQWDLVSAQARLESSLNVQWGEAIFQVSGLAFFDEINNNFTETNPDTAFQPAHVPRNERITRQIGTNADLLEAFVSYPFQIGDIYAEISVGEQRIRWGESTFVALGSLDQLNPPDENRLNFPGSEIASVFRPTGLAVISADLTTRLSAELVYQYRWEAARPAAAGSFYSVNDVAGGGNSAVVGIGQFSEDPNFVGGFKGPLPRLISSSPLNVPVDERMGEPDDQGQFGGRVTYYAPDFNGGTEIGFYALNYHSRLPYLSTFAADRSCLRDATLGGLPSVGDFELINGIVSGIGDLIPGITLDDLSLEAAGALLACGGGNGSSPAGRALAAAIPGENRETLPIGTLRPFLDYPEDIHMFGVAFNTQFGAWSFAGEYVFQPNFPLQVSNVDVIFAGLQPALPANDQNLLVANVPGARNAIPDFLQTRYRGEEVTAGQRIRGYEREKQHQLDLTGIRIFSGSNWVGADQIILLAELGMTYIQDMPGLNELQFEGGGPNCTHFSPGADGTGAEEPDSRRLNPTQSTDCFADDFSTGYRLFIRPRYNDLAFGWSFEPIIGVFHDFYGTSPSPAQNFVEDEIEVLLGTDIEFAQGIRAQVLYQGFYGSGDRVSLKQDRDNLSFSIEYNF
- a CDS encoding adenylate/guanylate cyclase domain-containing protein, whose translation is MAAANSGLFVAAIIAVGLGVVFLVSDWRTPSSRWMAFALIVAGAAIAFNAHLLVLSVDDLPFRARFAGFLEALAFACGVEWGIRVGRTIGDAETPAPRRLGPSRFAELAVLAYAVLAALFPEQRMQHLIGALEFGGLGSPMFWLFATLPMIGFGLIFVASISMLRRRPDKAEAGRIISMLVVMPLLGLAFIVPLDWAPVTVALAEVVFILGALRYFMIQGARAQFMARFMAPQVAEMVRTRGLRHAMRRHRIQVTVVSADIRGFTSYAHGVPPETVLRLLRDFYASVGMTSERHGGTIKDLAGDGVLIVLGAPVAMADHAERALQLARRLQTHTRPVVQRYSSSLGLGVGVATGEVAVGIVGQRARFEYVAVGPAVNLASRLCDRARDGEVRVDARTLELAGETATGRPLRRYVKGLREPVATYVLNPLREARNG
- the gloA gene encoding lactoylglutathione lyase produces the protein MSAQRYVFNHSMLRVKDPDVSLDFYERVMGMKLMHRLDIEQGEFTLFFLVDAQLAEQAPPEGPERANWLFSQRGVLELTHNWGTENDPDFAYHDGNAQPQGFGHICISVPDLERAVVAFDEEGVSFVKRPEDGMMRNIAFIRDPDGYWIEILQADRMTVF
- a CDS encoding helix-turn-helix domain-containing protein produces the protein MSDPWISPEKIATRLGYTNPSNFTRSFRRWTGMAPSAWRKSPKH